A window of Lysobacter terrestris contains these coding sequences:
- a CDS encoding PH domain-containing protein codes for MPYRSIVMFSIETAGHFDLEAELRIWVSGQPAPLSRSLGRDAGAQEIVALLAQHAPR; via the coding sequence GTGCCCTATCGCAGCATCGTGATGTTCTCGATCGAGACCGCCGGGCATTTCGACCTCGAGGCCGAACTGCGCATCTGGGTGTCGGGCCAGCCCGCGCCGCTCTCGCGCAGCCTCGGCCGTGATGCCGGCGCGCAGGAAATCGTCGCCCTGCTCGCCCAGCACGCCCCGCGCTGA
- a CDS encoding multifunctional CCA addition/repair protein, translating to MKTYLVGGAVRDRLLGLGHGDRDFVVVGETQDSMERAGFRAVGRDFPVFLHPDTGEEYALARTERKSGRGYRGFAVDADPSVTLEEDLQRRDFTINAIAQDDAGRLIDPYGGVRDLEARVLRHVSPAFSEDPLRVLRAARFMARFAALGFTVAPETLALMREMVFSGELTELTPERVWQELRRALISATPSAFLRTLRECGALAVVLPEVDALYGVPQRAEYHPEIDTGVHVELVCDMAAVLAPGDEPVAFAALTHDLGKALTPEHVLPKHIGHENAGIAPLRELCERLKVPVEHRQLAECVCREHLNVHRLAELRASTLYELIARCDGFRRPERIARIALACEADKRGRAGLADTDYPAGQLLRDAHAAAMSVRAADLAGQLQGPEVGEALREARIIAIASATGKKV from the coding sequence ATGAAGACCTACCTCGTCGGCGGCGCCGTCCGCGATCGCCTGCTCGGCCTCGGCCACGGCGACCGCGACTTTGTCGTGGTCGGCGAAACCCAGGACTCGATGGAACGCGCGGGCTTCCGCGCCGTCGGCCGCGACTTCCCCGTCTTCCTGCATCCCGACACCGGCGAGGAGTACGCGCTCGCCCGCACCGAACGCAAGTCCGGGCGCGGCTACCGCGGCTTCGCGGTGGACGCCGATCCGTCGGTGACGCTGGAGGAAGACCTGCAGCGCCGCGACTTCACCATCAACGCGATCGCGCAGGACGACGCCGGACGCCTGATCGATCCCTACGGCGGCGTGCGCGACCTCGAGGCGCGCGTGCTGCGCCATGTCAGCCCGGCCTTCTCCGAGGATCCGCTGCGCGTGCTGCGCGCCGCCCGCTTCATGGCGCGCTTCGCCGCGCTGGGCTTCACCGTCGCCCCGGAAACCCTGGCGTTGATGCGCGAAATGGTGTTCAGCGGTGAACTGACCGAACTCACCCCCGAACGCGTCTGGCAGGAGCTGCGCCGCGCGCTCATCAGCGCGACGCCGTCGGCCTTCCTGCGCACGCTGCGCGAGTGCGGCGCGCTGGCGGTGGTGCTGCCGGAAGTCGACGCGCTCTACGGCGTGCCGCAGCGCGCCGAATACCACCCGGAAATCGACACCGGCGTGCACGTCGAACTCGTGTGCGACATGGCGGCCGTGCTCGCGCCGGGCGACGAGCCGGTCGCCTTCGCCGCGCTCACCCACGACCTCGGCAAGGCGCTCACCCCGGAACACGTGCTGCCCAAGCACATCGGCCACGAGAACGCCGGCATCGCCCCGTTGCGCGAACTGTGCGAGCGGCTGAAGGTGCCGGTGGAGCACCGCCAGCTTGCCGAGTGCGTGTGCCGCGAGCACCTCAACGTGCACCGGCTCGCCGAACTGCGCGCGTCGACGCTGTACGAACTGATCGCGCGCTGCGACGGCTTCCGCCGGCCCGAACGCATCGCGCGGATCGCGCTCGCCTGCGAAGCCGACAAGCGCGGCCGTGCCGGCCTGGCCGACACGGACTACCCCGCCGGCCAGTTGCTGCGCGACGCGCACGCCGCGGCGATGTCGGTGCGCGCCGCCGACCTTGCCGGTCAGCTGCAGGGGCCGGAAGTCGGCGAAGCCCTGCGCGAGGCGCGGATCATCGCGATCGCCTCGGCCACCGGCAAGAAGGTCTAG
- a CDS encoding lytic transglycosylase domain-containing protein — MSPRIFLTTLAAVVAGALPMMSGTSSLHWSGQAQASPVAAAIVRADPQLLRVQAAIEAAERGDFDAGQYADLARHPLYAWIEYAYLRRDIESLRIEQAQSFLARYDGQPAAEAFRELWVAQASRREDWAGLLAAWKPSIANTGLRCAELQARRALGRDDAQWAGEVQALWRGADKALPPNCDALFDALAAKGALDAPLRWERIDKAAAAGEPATMRSAARGLPADDAALANDYAAFLEAIHTRALNWPKTERSAHMASYGLARLARSVPLAAEAQLPQYAQALNFSEADRGRVLYQVALWTVASYEPESARRLEAVPASAYDERLHEWRAREAMARSDWPAALAAIRRMGDKQRGDSRWQYFEARLAELTGDKATAQRLYREAANKPEFHGFLAADRINASYTLCPWLPMDTEAQRQAVARDPGLVRAVALYRIDRRGWATREWDAALRRFDDTQRRLAVEVAQSHGWFDRAVFALGKTPAGEARTDELRLYTLRFPLHHDATIRREARTNRLDPAWVAGEIRAESVFDPRARSGANAMGLMQILPGTGATVARTLGLDWGGAESLYDPDTNIVLGSAYLRQLLDKYGGQPYQAIAGYNAGPAPLSRWQSQRPGMDPDFWIETISYKETRDYVARVLAFSVLYDWRLNGDALALGERMRGRLDGPRRKFVCPLAVAPPPSVAPPATPPTPAQPKRRR; from the coding sequence ATGTCCCCCCGCATATTCCTCACCACACTGGCAGCAGTCGTGGCCGGGGCCCTGCCCATGATGTCCGGCACCTCCTCGTTGCATTGGAGCGGCCAGGCGCAGGCCTCGCCCGTGGCCGCGGCCATCGTCCGCGCCGATCCGCAACTGCTGCGCGTGCAGGCCGCGATCGAGGCCGCCGAACGCGGCGACTTCGACGCCGGCCAATACGCCGACCTCGCGCGGCATCCGTTGTACGCCTGGATCGAATACGCGTACCTGCGACGCGATATCGAATCCCTGCGCATCGAGCAGGCGCAGTCCTTCCTCGCCCGCTACGACGGCCAGCCGGCCGCCGAGGCGTTCCGCGAACTCTGGGTCGCCCAGGCCTCGCGCCGCGAAGACTGGGCCGGGCTGTTGGCCGCCTGGAAGCCGTCGATCGCCAACACCGGCCTGCGCTGCGCCGAGCTGCAGGCGCGCCGCGCACTCGGCCGCGACGATGCGCAGTGGGCCGGCGAGGTGCAGGCCTTGTGGCGCGGCGCGGACAAGGCGCTGCCGCCGAACTGCGATGCCCTGTTCGACGCGCTCGCGGCGAAGGGCGCACTGGACGCGCCGTTGCGCTGGGAACGCATCGACAAGGCCGCCGCCGCAGGCGAGCCGGCCACCATGCGCAGCGCCGCGCGTGGCCTGCCCGCGGACGACGCCGCGCTCGCCAACGACTACGCGGCCTTCCTCGAGGCGATCCACACCCGCGCGTTGAACTGGCCCAAGACCGAACGCAGCGCGCACATGGCCTCCTACGGCCTCGCCCGCCTCGCCCGGTCCGTGCCGCTGGCGGCCGAAGCGCAACTGCCGCAGTACGCGCAGGCGTTGAACTTCAGCGAGGCCGACCGCGGCCGCGTGCTGTACCAGGTCGCGCTGTGGACGGTGGCCTCGTACGAACCCGAATCCGCGCGCCGTCTCGAGGCCGTGCCCGCCAGCGCCTACGACGAACGCCTGCACGAATGGCGCGCACGCGAAGCGATGGCGCGTTCGGACTGGCCGGCGGCGCTGGCCGCGATCCGCCGCATGGGCGACAAGCAGCGCGGCGATTCGCGCTGGCAGTATTTCGAGGCGCGCCTGGCCGAGCTCACGGGCGACAAGGCGACCGCGCAACGCCTGTACCGCGAAGCCGCGAACAAGCCGGAGTTCCACGGCTTCCTCGCCGCCGATCGCATCAACGCCTCGTACACGCTGTGCCCGTGGCTGCCGATGGATACCGAGGCACAGCGCCAGGCGGTGGCGCGCGATCCCGGCCTCGTGCGCGCGGTGGCGCTGTACCGCATCGATCGCCGCGGCTGGGCGACGCGCGAATGGGACGCGGCGCTGCGCCGGTTCGACGACACCCAGCGCCGGCTGGCGGTGGAAGTGGCGCAATCGCACGGCTGGTTCGACCGCGCCGTGTTCGCGCTCGGCAAGACGCCCGCGGGCGAAGCGCGCACCGACGAACTGCGGCTGTACACGCTGCGCTTCCCCCTGCACCACGACGCGACGATCCGCCGCGAGGCGAGGACCAACCGCCTCGATCCGGCCTGGGTCGCGGGCGAGATCCGCGCCGAGAGCGTGTTCGATCCGCGCGCGCGTTCCGGCGCCAATGCGATGGGCCTGATGCAGATCCTGCCGGGCACCGGCGCGACCGTCGCGCGCACGCTCGGCCTGGACTGGGGCGGTGCGGAGTCGCTCTACGACCCGGACACCAACATCGTCCTCGGCAGCGCCTACCTGCGGCAGCTGCTCGACAAGTACGGCGGCCAGCCCTACCAGGCCATCGCCGGCTACAACGCCGGGCCGGCGCCGCTGTCGCGCTGGCAGTCGCAACGGCCGGGCATGGACCCGGACTTCTGGATCGAGACGATCAGCTACAAGGAGACGCGCGACTACGTCGCCCGCGTGCTGGCCTTCAGCGTGCTCTACGACTGGCGCCTCAACGGCGATGCGCTCGCCCTGGGCGAACGCATGCGCGGCCGCCTCGACGGACCGCGCCGCAAGTTCGTCTGCCCGCTCGCGGTGGCACCGCCGCCTTCCGTTGCGCCGCCGGCGACGCCGCCCACGCCCGCGCAACCGAAGCGTCGTCGCTGA
- a CDS encoding TonB-dependent receptor domain-containing protein produces MKALRHQPLAKAIQLSLLISVPGLAAAQDAPAPAAEQKATTLDTITVTGSRIKRTDIETASPVFQIDRQAIDATGAQTIGAFIQSVPSMAGAATNPSVNNGGSGPGGPNPSGTGAATISLRGLTEVRTLILVNGRRIVTSDVNSIPMAMVERVEILKDGASAIYGSDAVGGVVNFIMRRNFEGSQVTVDYGISGQDDGERYGISGTLGLSGDRGSFILGVNYHNQKEVLAADRDFSKNALTLYAGSVVVGGSSRTTTGRYAVPESIAGLDCNGDGDFADTAGLTHIAGTPGTSVGDFRCFTGADLFNYQAVGNVELTPQERTGVFLTGNYDVTENVSAYLDAFFNRTSSASQIAPLPFDGRPGNDSVVISADNIYNPFGVDIVDSRLRVSDLGNRRFSFNTEVNQFNGGLKGNFGDSTWSWDAGVSYGRITQRLSTSGYMQSSKLADGLGPSFIDANGVARCGTPTEIIANCVPLNFFGVPYDLNTPEGQAAKDALAAITVESNTHKVQVLRGFQANFAGDLFELPAGTVKAAVGVEYRKASLNFTPDSLSTLNPDADFTCEISSEACASRTSGFTETKEVYGEVLIPVLADAPFAKSLNLTLGTRYSRYNSFGNTTNSKLGVEWRPMDSLLLRSTYAQVFRAPTVTDLYGGLFAFSAGYTDPCVGYTGPLNGNPACQGVPNDGSYRAPDTQLSAFVGGNPDLKPEEGSVFTMGMVYEPEWLPGFSTTIDAWKVHLDDTIGTFGTFTILQECFRSTVANPSPFCSLFSRDPNSGDPVRLFDRVDNVGDTDTKGVDIGFRYKTETPWGRIRASLDTTYVAQYDTKIIVDGVVTAEQHNAGTYLGSANGGLGNYSRWRGIGVLGWDMGNWDAQWTTRYIHGFRIGNEDVPTVPCADRTGGPICELDFGAQTYHNLEVGYKLPWNMRVRVGVDNLFDKQPPIMYQNNTADGNTDPQTFDTVGRYYWANFTVNFK; encoded by the coding sequence ATGAAAGCGCTGCGCCACCAACCTCTGGCGAAAGCCATCCAGCTGTCCTTGCTGATCAGTGTGCCCGGCCTGGCGGCCGCCCAGGATGCGCCCGCCCCGGCGGCGGAGCAGAAGGCCACGACCCTCGACACCATCACGGTGACCGGTTCGCGCATCAAGCGCACCGACATCGAAACCGCCAGCCCGGTGTTCCAGATCGATCGCCAGGCGATCGACGCGACCGGTGCGCAGACCATCGGCGCCTTCATCCAGTCGGTGCCGTCGATGGCCGGCGCGGCGACCAATCCCTCGGTGAACAACGGCGGTAGCGGCCCCGGCGGTCCCAACCCCAGCGGTACCGGTGCAGCCACCATCTCGCTGCGCGGCCTCACCGAGGTGCGCACGCTGATCCTGGTCAACGGCCGCCGCATCGTCACCAGCGACGTGAACTCGATCCCGATGGCGATGGTCGAGCGCGTCGAGATCCTCAAGGACGGCGCCTCGGCGATCTACGGCTCCGACGCCGTGGGCGGCGTGGTCAACTTCATCATGCGCCGCAACTTCGAAGGCTCGCAGGTGACCGTCGACTACGGCATCAGCGGCCAGGACGACGGCGAGCGCTACGGCATCAGCGGCACGCTGGGCCTGAGCGGCGATCGCGGCAGCTTCATCCTCGGCGTCAACTACCACAACCAGAAGGAAGTCCTCGCAGCCGATCGCGACTTCTCCAAGAACGCGTTGACGTTGTACGCGGGTTCGGTCGTGGTCGGTGGCTCCTCGCGCACGACGACCGGTCGCTACGCGGTGCCGGAGAGCATTGCCGGTTTGGACTGCAATGGTGACGGCGACTTCGCTGATACCGCGGGCCTCACCCATATCGCGGGTACGCCGGGAACGAGCGTCGGCGATTTCCGTTGCTTCACCGGCGCCGACCTCTTCAACTACCAGGCGGTCGGTAACGTCGAGCTGACCCCGCAGGAACGCACGGGCGTATTCCTGACCGGTAACTATGACGTCACCGAGAACGTGAGCGCCTATCTGGACGCGTTCTTCAACCGCACCAGCTCGGCCAGCCAGATCGCGCCGCTGCCGTTCGACGGCCGCCCCGGCAACGACAGCGTGGTGATTTCCGCCGACAACATCTACAACCCGTTCGGCGTCGACATCGTCGATAGCCGCCTGCGCGTCAGCGACCTCGGCAACCGCCGCTTCTCCTTCAACACCGAGGTCAACCAGTTCAACGGCGGCCTGAAGGGCAACTTCGGCGACAGCACCTGGTCGTGGGACGCCGGCGTGAGCTACGGCCGCATCACCCAGCGCCTGAGCACCAGCGGTTACATGCAGTCGTCGAAGCTGGCCGATGGCCTCGGTCCGTCGTTCATCGACGCCAACGGCGTCGCCCGTTGCGGTACGCCGACCGAAATCATCGCCAACTGCGTGCCGCTCAACTTCTTCGGCGTTCCGTACGACCTCAACACGCCGGAAGGACAGGCCGCCAAGGATGCGCTGGCAGCGATCACGGTTGAGTCGAACACGCACAAGGTGCAGGTGCTGCGTGGCTTCCAGGCCAACTTCGCCGGTGACCTGTTCGAGCTGCCGGCCGGTACGGTGAAGGCGGCGGTGGGCGTGGAGTACCGCAAGGCCAGCCTGAATTTCACCCCGGACTCGTTGTCGACCCTGAACCCCGACGCCGACTTCACCTGCGAGATCTCCAGCGAAGCCTGCGCCTCGCGCACCTCCGGCTTCACCGAGACCAAGGAAGTCTACGGCGAAGTGCTGATTCCGGTGCTGGCCGACGCCCCGTTCGCCAAGTCGCTCAACCTGACCCTGGGCACCCGCTACTCGCGCTACAACAGCTTCGGCAACACCACCAACAGCAAGCTGGGCGTGGAATGGCGCCCGATGGACAGCCTGCTGCTGCGCAGCACCTATGCGCAGGTGTTCCGTGCGCCGACCGTCACCGACCTGTATGGCGGCCTGTTCGCCTTCTCGGCGGGCTATACCGATCCGTGCGTGGGCTACACCGGTCCGTTGAACGGCAACCCGGCGTGCCAGGGCGTGCCCAACGACGGCAGCTACCGCGCGCCGGATACGCAGCTGTCGGCGTTCGTTGGCGGCAACCCGGACCTGAAGCCGGAAGAAGGCAGCGTCTTCACCATGGGCATGGTCTATGAGCCGGAATGGCTGCCGGGCTTCTCGACCACCATCGACGCCTGGAAGGTGCACCTGGACGACACGATCGGCACCTTCGGTACCTTCACGATCCTGCAGGAATGCTTCCGCAGCACCGTGGCCAACCCGTCGCCGTTCTGCTCCCTGTTCTCGCGTGATCCGAACTCGGGTGACCCGGTCCGCCTGTTCGACCGCGTCGACAACGTGGGTGACACCGACACCAAGGGCGTCGACATCGGCTTCCGCTACAAGACCGAAACCCCGTGGGGTCGTATCCGCGCCAGCCTGGACACCACCTATGTGGCGCAGTACGACACCAAGATCATCGTGGACGGTGTGGTCACCGCGGAACAGCACAACGCGGGTACGTACCTGGGTTCGGCCAACGGCGGCCTCGGCAACTACAGCCGCTGGCGTGGCATTGGCGTCCTGGGTTGGGACATGGGCAACTGGGACGCGCAGTGGACGACCCGCTACATCCACGGCTTCCGCATCGGCAACGAAGATGTGCCCACCGTGCCTTGCGCTGACCGCACCGGCGGCCCGATCTGCGAACTGGACTTCGGTGCGCAGACCTACCACAACCTCGAGGTGGGCTATAAGTTGCCGTGGAACATGAGGGTGCGCGTGGGCGTCGACAACCTGTTCGACAAGCAGCCGCCGATCATGTACCAGAACAACACGGCCGACGGTAATACCGATCCGCAGACGTTCGACACGGTGGGCCGCTACTACTGGGCCAACTTCACCGTCAACTTCAAGTGA
- a CDS encoding tetratricopeptide repeat-containing sulfotransferase family protein translates to MSVRHDTPDPASLREALHCLGDGRHPLAADLARRALLAAPDDPAWLSVLALATSAAGRADEALPLYQRLVELQPRQAAHWSNLGNCLCELHRERDALTPMEQAFALGASDAGAHFAMARACNAHGDPRRGLRHVEQALAAAPGDVDFRVLYVQLLGAVDAWELARDEIAALLPRPLDATQRVDLAYALLRGGSHADAQALFAAVLVQSPGDTDARIGSILALERLNRIDAAAGERALLDEQLDASERERLRDKLLQLDARLAARQDDHPRAGASLETLLELPDLDASARIGFGFDLGAARVKCGQIDAAMAAFAQAHALRRAQVNVAHPALAGNIDLYQVMSEPLADAPPAGLHFDDRRRDPVFVVGFPRSGTTLLEQLLDAHAGLSSFDEQPFVQRLAQRLYARADTVQAALRTLDAPERQRLRASYFADADTVLPAAGDARPVDKNPLNLLRLPLLPHLFPDARVVLALRHPCDVVLSCYMQHFGAPAFAVTFETLEAGAEMYDRTFAHWWRMRDRLALPVHVLRYEDLVADTEAEARRLFAFLDLPWQDDLLRFTERARDRVIGTPSYAQVIEPVNRKAVGRWTAFRAHFGDSALARLEPWVERFGYPAL, encoded by the coding sequence ATGTCCGTCCGTCACGACACTCCCGACCCAGCTTCGCTGCGCGAAGCGCTGCACTGTCTCGGCGACGGCCGCCACCCGCTCGCCGCCGACCTCGCGCGCCGCGCCCTGCTGGCCGCGCCGGACGATCCGGCCTGGCTGTCCGTCCTCGCCCTGGCGACCAGCGCCGCAGGTCGCGCTGACGAGGCACTGCCGCTGTACCAGCGCCTGGTGGAACTGCAGCCGCGGCAGGCCGCGCACTGGTCGAACCTGGGCAACTGCCTGTGCGAACTGCACCGCGAGCGCGACGCGCTGACGCCGATGGAGCAGGCCTTCGCCCTCGGCGCGAGCGATGCGGGCGCTCACTTCGCGATGGCGCGGGCGTGCAACGCCCACGGCGACCCGCGCCGCGGGCTACGCCATGTCGAACAGGCCCTGGCCGCCGCACCGGGCGACGTCGACTTCCGCGTGCTGTACGTACAACTGCTCGGCGCCGTCGACGCGTGGGAGCTGGCACGGGACGAAATCGCTGCCCTGTTGCCGCGACCACTCGACGCCACGCAGCGCGTCGACCTGGCGTATGCGCTGCTGCGCGGCGGCAGCCATGCGGATGCGCAGGCCCTGTTCGCCGCCGTGCTCGTGCAGTCGCCGGGCGATACCGACGCGCGGATCGGTTCGATCCTCGCGCTGGAGCGCCTCAACCGGATCGACGCGGCCGCCGGCGAACGGGCGCTGCTCGATGAGCAACTCGACGCATCCGAACGCGAGCGGCTGCGCGACAAGCTGCTGCAACTCGATGCGCGTCTGGCGGCACGACAGGACGATCACCCGCGCGCCGGCGCTTCACTCGAAACGCTGCTCGAACTCCCCGACCTTGATGCATCGGCCCGGATCGGCTTCGGCTTCGACCTCGGCGCGGCCCGCGTGAAGTGCGGCCAGATCGATGCGGCCATGGCGGCGTTCGCGCAAGCCCACGCCCTGCGCCGGGCACAGGTCAACGTCGCGCATCCGGCGTTGGCCGGGAACATCGACCTGTACCAGGTGATGAGCGAACCGCTCGCGGATGCGCCGCCGGCCGGCCTCCACTTCGACGACCGCCGTCGCGACCCGGTGTTCGTGGTTGGCTTTCCGCGCTCGGGCACAACCCTGCTGGAGCAGTTGCTGGACGCACATGCCGGGCTGTCGTCCTTCGACGAGCAGCCGTTCGTGCAACGACTGGCGCAACGGCTGTACGCGCGCGCCGACACGGTGCAGGCCGCCTTGCGCACCCTCGATGCGCCGGAGCGGCAACGCCTGCGCGCCAGCTATTTCGCCGACGCCGACACGGTACTGCCCGCTGCCGGCGACGCGCGACCGGTCGACAAGAACCCGCTCAATCTGCTGCGCCTGCCGTTGCTGCCACACCTGTTCCCGGATGCGCGCGTGGTCCTCGCCCTGCGCCATCCCTGCGACGTGGTGTTGAGCTGCTACATGCAGCACTTCGGCGCGCCGGCCTTCGCGGTCACCTTCGAAACCCTCGAAGCCGGCGCGGAAATGTACGACCGCACCTTCGCGCATTGGTGGCGGATGCGCGACCGGCTGGCGCTGCCGGTGCACGTGCTGCGCTACGAGGACCTGGTGGCCGATACCGAAGCCGAGGCGCGGCGGCTGTTCGCCTTCCTCGATCTGCCGTGGCAGGACGACCTGCTGCGCTTTACCGAGCGCGCGCGCGATCGCGTCATCGGCACGCCCAGTTACGCGCAGGTGATCGAACCGGTGAACCGCAAGGCGGTCGGGCGCTGGACGGCGTTCCGCGCGCATTTCGGCGACAGCGCATTGGCGCGGCTGGAACCGTGGGTGGAACGTTTCGGTTATCCCGCCCTGTAG
- a CDS encoding PH domain-containing protein, whose amino-acid sequence MGLIDTLLGRASAKNLERIAEDFAPLLAPGETLQRAFGLVRDLIVFTDRRLVFVNKQGVTGSKIGGC is encoded by the coding sequence ATGGGATTGATCGACACGCTGCTGGGCCGCGCCAGCGCGAAGAACCTCGAGCGCATCGCGGAAGACTTCGCCCCACTGCTCGCCCCCGGCGAAACCCTGCAGCGCGCGTTCGGGCTGGTCCGCGACCTGATCGTGTTCACCGACCGCCGCCTGGTCTTCGTCAACAAGCAGGGTGTGACCGGCAGCAAGATCGGGGGCTGTTAA
- a CDS encoding sulfite exporter TauE/SafE family protein has protein sequence MLLSVVLFLALGAIAGVLAGLLGVGGGLVLVAALAWLLPNVGVPKDAAMHAALASSLASIVLTAAASARAHHGRGSVLWPTVRWMVPGLLLGGWLGSGVAVRIDGDVLRWVVAGYCLLAAAQLTFGGRRAPAAGTVDVVAPHGAPMTVAGVAIGAVSAVVGIGGGSMTVPLLVWRGVAPVRAVGTSSACGVAIGIASAVGYALNAPDGALPQFAVGYVYLPAAIGVAATSVLAAPYGMRLAHRLDGATLKRVFAGFLVAVGSSLALGG, from the coding sequence ATGCTGCTGTCGGTGGTGTTGTTCCTCGCGCTCGGCGCGATCGCGGGCGTGCTGGCGGGCCTGCTCGGTGTCGGTGGCGGCCTGGTGCTCGTCGCAGCGTTGGCCTGGCTGCTGCCGAACGTGGGCGTGCCGAAGGACGCGGCGATGCATGCGGCGCTGGCGAGTTCGCTGGCGAGCATCGTGCTGACCGCGGCGGCTTCGGCGCGCGCGCACCACGGCCGCGGCAGCGTGCTGTGGCCGACCGTGCGCTGGATGGTGCCGGGCCTGCTGCTCGGCGGCTGGCTCGGCAGCGGCGTGGCGGTGCGCATCGACGGCGACGTGCTGCGCTGGGTGGTCGCGGGCTACTGCCTGCTGGCCGCGGCGCAGCTGACCTTCGGTGGCCGCCGCGCACCCGCGGCCGGGACGGTGGACGTGGTGGCCCCGCACGGCGCGCCGATGACCGTCGCGGGCGTCGCGATCGGCGCGGTGTCGGCGGTGGTCGGCATCGGCGGTGGCAGCATGACCGTGCCGTTGCTGGTCTGGCGCGGCGTGGCGCCGGTGCGTGCGGTCGGCACGTCCTCGGCCTGCGGCGTCGCGATCGGCATCGCCAGTGCCGTCGGCTACGCCCTCAATGCGCCCGATGGTGCGCTGCCGCAATTCGCCGTCGGCTACGTCTACCTGCCCGCGGCGATCGGGGTGGCGGCCACGTCGGTGCTGGCCGCGCCGTACGGCATGCGCCTGGCGCACCGCCTCGACGGCGCCACGCTCAAACGCGTGTTTGCGGGATTCCTGGTCGCGGTGGGATCGAGCCTGGCCCTGGGGGGTTAG